GATTATTGCGGTTCTTGCTTATCTCATTATTTATTTTTTCAGTAACCTCTTTCATTAGAAGACCTCCTTAACAACTATTGATGATTCAATCACTATGGTAGCTATCAAGAATTACCCTCCCCGCTTTTCATAAGGTAGTCTCACGTATGAGACTCTCGGACGGTGTTACTATACACCGTCCTCTAAATCACGTTTTTCATACCACCTACAAAGTTCTATTAGAAAACCCATTTCTTCATCATAAACCACGAACATATATTTGCATTTTCTGGGTATAGATTTTGACAATCGGCATTCAGCATCAGGATTGTATGCGCAACATCTTTCTTCCATAGTGGCCTCCTAAAAATAAATAAACATATTGAAAGCAAAAAACAGCAGGAAGTCTGTTCCCACTGCTTCTATAATTCATAATCCCAATCATCGTCCATTTCCTGAGTGTCTAAACTTACTTCGTCTGCTTGAAGCGTTCGCTCCTGGTCCTGGATAATGGGTTTCAAGTGTTCCCGGTATAACTTTGCAAGTTGTGAATTATCCCCTTGAAACGAGTCGATATAAGCATCCATCAGCTGACCTTTATCAATTTCCGAATAACTCAGCTCATACCCGGCGTCCTTCGCCAAACAGCGGATGAATTCCCTGGTTGTGCGGCCATTCCCTTCCCGGAACGGATGATAGGCATTGATTTCTGATGTGTAATATGCTAGCCGTTCACTAAATTGATTGATGGCCAGCCCTTTAAGGTAATTTTCATTTCTCAATTCCTTAAAAAGATCGTTGCATAAAGGCTCAATAAATTGACGAAGGGCAAAAATAGATTTGCCCTTCGCGATATCTTCGGACCGGATTTGGCCGGCCCATTCATAGATGTCCTGAAAGATATGTTGATGAATCTTCTGCAGATGAGTTAAATCAAACTTACCTAAATTTGGCTGTTTCCTCAGTTGCTCTAGCCTAAAAAAAGTGAGGCTTCTTTCCATACCAAAGAGCCTCTCCTGATCCCGAATCCCTAATTTATTTTTCAATACATTGGTTCCTGGATAACAATACTCAAACCGTTGCATTCATAACCCACCTTTAATTCGTTTGATAACCTCCTCTTCTGACAAGGCCCCCTCAAGATATTGTCTAACAAGTTCCTCTTCCTTTTCAGTCACTTCAAAGCCTTCGATGGCCATGCTGGCTTTGCCATCATCCAAAATCTTTTGTATCTTCTCGGGAGACAGTTTTTCATTGGATTTCATCGTATCACCATCCTTATAATTTTTTAGCAATCATCACTCTTCAGGCTCATGCCCTAATTCATCTTCCAGCTCTCTAACATAACTACGCAGCTGCGCATTATCTTTTTCCAGCGAATTATTTTTCATCACAAGCAGCTGATTAGTTGCCCTAAGATCCCTATTCTGATTTTCCAGTCGTGCGTTTTGCTCATAGACCACAGCAATCCCATTTAAGAAAAAGTCTTTATCTAAAACTTGCTTTGATTGCTCACTTTTTTGTCCTCTCTGGAAATTTAATTCATCTACAAGATTTTGAATACCGATTCTTGATTCTTCAACTATTCTTGACATCGGGAGCACATTGTCGCTTACCTTTTTAATAATTTCATTGGTATCTTTGACTATCGGTCTTATCTCGGCGGTGTCTACCTTCACATCCTTGATCGTGCTGGAGTCTTTCTTGAATAAAAAGAAATGCGCTATCAACGATCCGGCAACGGATATTAAAGCTACCACTAAGGCAATAGTATTGCCATCTAAACCAAGCACTTCACCACCTCCATCGTTATACAAAACAGTATAACTTATTACCAATCCAATGGAAATAGTGATTACATTAATGATTAAATGCTTTGTTCTATTTTCCAAAAAGTGTCCCCCCTTGGCACTTATCTTTCATTGTAGATTTTTCATTAGGTTAACAATGCCTTCCAACAAAGCTCTGTTTTGTGGTGACAGGTTTTGAATATCTTTAACCAAGTGATAGCTCTCATCCTTTGCCTCATAAGTTCTGCATATCTGATTACTAAGCGAATTTTCCGTTAGCCCTAGAACGTAATCACTGGATACGTTAAAAACCTGACATAATTTTGCTAACTTGCTTGAACTTGGTTCTGAAGTACCTGACTCCCACCTTACTATAGCTTGTTGTGATATATCTAAATATTTAGCTAACGCTTGCTGAGTCAAGCGTTTTTCTTTGCGCAGTTCTTTGATTCTTTGGCCCACCGTAACTTCTTCATAATAGATCTTAGTCAATTTCAACTTTTTACGTCCAAGAAGATAGTCTGTCGAAACATTAAGATAATCAGCAATTTTATTTAATACTTCACTTGGCGGCACACTCTTATCTCTTTCATAACTAGAGAAGTTTGATTCAGTCATATTTAATTTTTCAGCTATTTGACTTTGGGTTAAGCCGCGCTTAAGCCTATATTCTCTAATCCTTGAACCTAAAGTCATATTATTTCCCTCCATTAAGAAATAACCCCACAGTTATAACTCAAAAATTTTCGAATTCGTTCTACTAATATCTCCCCTTGAGATATAAAAACAACAGGAATGCTCCTACTGTTCAAGGATGGAAAGTATTTTGTTTTTGGGCACTATCAGTTCATAAATATAGTCGTCAATAACGTATCCATATTTGTTTTCGACTTTAAGAACTGTAGCCTGAGTAGCGTTACTTGAATTACTTATAGTGACTTTACCAACAAATTTGCTCTGTGATATGACATCATCTTTAATAAAGGTTATTTGATATTTATCAGTATACAATCTTTGTGTTTTTACAACTTCTGCACTTTCAGAAGATATGACTGTGAATTCCTCAATATCCTTGAAGTCTTTGTAAAACATTCTTCCAGCAATTGATAAAATAAGTAAACCTATTACGATCATAATGATGCCTTCTCTTTTCTTTAGCCCATTAAGACCTGGAGAGGAACCACTAAACGAATCAGCTAATAAGAATATAGCGGATAAAAGAAGTGCAATACCAAATAGTATCCCTATGATCTCCCAAGGAAACGGCCCCGCTAAGAGCATATCATCATAGAAAGGGATATTTATTGTATCCATTGGTTTTACCTCCCAAAAATTAAACCCACACAGAATTGAGCTGCGGGGTTAATTTACTATTTTTTCAATTTGTTTTCGGTTTCACTTTGAGTTATAATGTACGTGAGATTTTTATTTAGCTTCCGGCTTCGGCCGGGGCTTTTTCTTTTTGTTGATAACGCTCTTTATAGTAATTCACGAGATTATGCTTTTGAAGCCATTGATACTTCCTGATAACTGAACCAATGCTCTTTTTTAGGTTATTAGCAACTTCCTTGTTCCCCCTGTCATAGAACATACATAGATATTCCAGCTCCTCCGTAGTGTAGAAATCCTGATTCCCTTTCAGGGTTTCTTTTGCAATCCCCGCGATTCGAAGGGAGCTGCCGGCTATGGTATTAGCAATATCACGTTTTATTGTGCTTTCATCTATGGGAGTCAAGGTGTGTAAGGAATTTGACTCAAGCTGTTGCAAAGGTTCTTTATCCCATGGTTTATCTGCTTCGGGATAACGCAGGTCTTTGGGAATTTGCACATCGGCCGGCAGCTTGTCCGCAGCCCAGGATTCTACCCGGTCGGTATGGTGCTCAATGATCCTATTTTTAAGCTCGGAGTTAGAAAGTTGCTGGCCAGCGGTCAGGTCAGGGTCAGCCCAGCCTCTTTGCGCATTCATTTTCTCGTAAGCATCCTCCACCTCATCACGCAGTTGCTTGAGCTGACGCTCCAATGAATGTATTTCCTCTCGGCTTAAGTTATCCGCTTTGAAAAGCTTTTTATTAACCCTGACCAAATCTTTGGCCTTCACGTAAAAGTTCCAAGCCTCTTCTCCATCCCACGTGTACCGAAGCGCCGTATGTAATTGAATCTTAAGCTCTAATTCCAAAACACGAAGGGCTGATTCCCGGGTAAAGGTATTGCTGGCTACTCGGACATTGAAACTTGGCATGGGATTCGAAGGTGTCACCCCCTCACCAATGAAAATACCTAGAGCTTCTTTGGCTGTCGCCTTGATCCGGCTTTCCATCAACCGAACCGGCTGACTCATCCAATCCTTTTTCTGCAGCTCCAACCGCGACTGACGAGCTGCTTCCTTCTCCTCCTTTTCTTTTGCAATATCCCTTGGGTCCTTCTTCAGTCCAGCTCTTTGTGAGAGCGCTGCCAGGAGAGCGTCCCGGGGGACCTTAGCCAGCTCCGGATTATCGGCAATATTTTGGAGGGCCAGGCGCACGGTTTTAGTCTTAGCGTTAAGGGTAGTTTTGTCTAGGGCTGTTTCCGGCCAGATCGCCTGTGCCAGCTCCGACGAGGAGGCGGTGGCCATGCCGGTAATCAGCTTTTCAGTGACCAGCCGGATCACTTCCAAGCGGTCCGCCCGGATAGTGGTATTTTTTCGGCCCGCCGGCCGCCCGGAGGATTTCTGCTGTTGCATAAGTCCACCTCCTTTTTCGAGACTTATTTACCTATCATGCTGTTATAGCTGTTTTTCCACTCCCTGACTTTCTTCATTTCTTCATCCAACGTTCTGTGCGGATCGCCGCACCATTCCGCAAAACAAGCAAAAGTATCGTCAATGTTCTTTTGCCAAAAGGCTATATCCGCTTTTAAGCCGGCGATTTCCTCTTGAGCATCGCTGTCTTTATCCGGAAATGCTTCCATTTCGGCCAGCCATTCTTTTCCCTGCTCAATGTCCTGTTCGTTGAATAGAATACCGGAGAGTTCGTCTCCTTCCAGCAAATAGCGTAGAAAGGTTTTATCCGGGAACATACCAAACCAGCACCGGTCAAACCACTGGTTTGCATACATTCTTTCGTCGCTTCCGTTGGCATAAGTTCCATAGACAAGATCACCGATAAAAGAAGTCAATAACTCCCCTATCGTCAAACCAGCAATTCCCGCCTTTTCTGATAGCCTCAAAACATCAGCATCCGAAAGCCGGAGTTTTACTTCCCTATCCCTGATTGTGGCGATCTCCTGTTCCTGCTGCTCTCTTTCAGTCATAGAGTTTTCTCCTTTCGTTTCTGAAGATTAACTTATTTATCTGTACAGCTTCATTTTTTGTAATCCCTTTGGACATAGCTTCGCCCACATCCTTCCGTTCCGTTTCACCGAACTAAATTCCAGAGCAATTAAAGGAATTATTTAACTGTTTATAGAAGTTGAATCTAATACTAATTTGCGGCTTTATTAGGTTCCCGCGACCTCCCCGGCAGCTCTGCCGGTTCATCAGTTTCGGTCCGTCCCCAGCGGACCCAAGGCGCGTCTGCGCTCATCAGGCGGGCGGTGCAAAATGTTCATCTTTTCCATATATCAATATCATCCATTGCACTTTGAACTGTGTCATAATACCTTCCTTGAAAATTCGCATGATTGATAAGATATCCAAGCTTATCACCAGCGGCTGGACGTTCTCTCAAGGTATAAATGCCAATTCCGCGATGCATATGAACACAAGCATGACGAGAGTTAATATCTGAATTGGAACTTGCCAAAGTTGACCAAACCTTCTCCTGAAGGTCACGCCTTTCCGAAGCCAAGTCAAGGATAGATTTGATATCAACTTTTTCAAAAGACTCTCTTATCAATTCACGGTCAGCTTCGTTAATCCCATAATCGCCAGTTTCCCAGAAATGACTTAGAACTGCTTCACAAATCAACGCAAACTGACGGTCGGTTAGTTTCTCGATATTAATGCTATTTTTCTCGATTGTTATGTACATATCGTTGTTCCCCCCTTAATCAAACATTTTTATAGCTCTTCCCCTTTTTCAAGCAGCTCTATCATGAGTTTTTTACATTCTTCTTTAGTCTGGTTTTTCTTTCTCCTGTTTTCATAGATGTAGCTTTCATATACATCTTGGTAGTAGTCCTCATCCTTAAGCAGTTCAGCCATATCTCCCAATGTAAAGTCATTGTTGTACAGGTAATGAATAAAATTGCTGTGGTCTTCACTTTCGCCAAAAGTTCTTTCGAACCACTTTTCTGCAAGGTCGTTCTCATCTGAACCGTTTCTATGCCAGCCTGTTAAATCGCTAACGAAGGATGATAAAAGGTCTCCTGGATTTCTGAACCAGACCTTATAGGCCAGCATTTTTAAGTTGACATACTCTCTATCTGTAAGGCTAATCTTTATATCCTCTCTGAGTATTTTTGTATCAAGATCCTCTTTGGATTCCTGTGCTTTGAGCACCCAATGCCCCTTCATGCTGTACATGCTTTTACCTCCTTTCACCGGGTATTGGTGTCGCTCCCTTCGTGAGAGCGTGGATTTAAATATATGTCCACCCCTTCCCTAGCTTTCACAGCAATCTTCAATTCAACGAGTTTCTTGCAGCGCTTACAGAGAATTCTTATGGACATCGACCCTTGAAGCTCATACTCAGCCAGGAGTTTGCCGCACGATGGACAACGCACTTGATTCACTTTGCCATCCTCCTTCAACCGGCTTATTGATCTCTTCCCCCATCCACTGACGAAAAGCATCACGAGAGATTTTAATGATTCTTCCGAAGCGCCTAGCCGGAAAATCTTTAGTCCGGGCCAGGTTATAAATCTGGTGCTCCCCTACTTCAAGCAGTCCAGCTAATTGTTCAACGGATAGGATCAAGGGCTGATTTTCCCATTTGATTTCAGCGTTTTTGGGCTCTACTGTGGTTTGAATTTTTTCCATGAGGAATCTCCTTTCGCTCTAATAATATTGATTCACAAATGTTATTGTTGCCTATCGCCACCATACTGATTAAAAAAAAGAGTCCATTCAAAGTTAAGTGCCTTAGCAATCTTTTTGGCAGTATTCACACTAGGATTCCTAGAACCATTTTCTATTTGAGAATAAAACGACCTATCTATTCCGGCCTTTGAGGCCACCTCTTGTTGATTATTAGCGCCCCTTTTTTCTATTAACCAAAGTCTAGGCTCACTCTTTATCATCTATTCACCTCCATTTTAGTGGCGATATGCAACTATTTAATTTAATTATACGTTGCATATCGCCACAAGTCAATGGTTTTGTTGATATTCGCCACATATATATCAATGTTGCAATTTGCAACTTATAATAATAACAAGAGGTGATCATGTGTTAGGGAAAAGACTCACTGAATTAAGAAAAGGTAAACATTTAACTCAGGAACAATTTTCCTCATTAATAAATGTTTCCAGAGCAACATATGCTCAATACGAAATTGATAGAAGACAACCTGATTATGAAACCTTACAGAACATTGCCAATTTTTATAATGTCTCAACTGATTATCTTTTAGGACGAACACATGAAGTTATTGGAGAAACTCTAATCAGTTACAATGACCCTACAGAAAAAATAAAAGCCGCCATCACTAGCGATCCCGAATTGGCTGAGTTTTGGGAAGAACTTTCCCAGCGAGAAGACCTCCAGCTGATGTTTAAACAAACTCGTGACCTCTCTCCCCAATCCATAAAAAAGGTCATCAAAATCATAAAAGCGATTGAAGACGAAGAGTCCGAAGAATAAGAACTGCTCTCTTGAAAAAGAAGGGCAGTTCTTGTCATTTACACCAATTTCGACATAAAACATCAGGATGTGAGCGAATGGGCATAATTATCGATTTCATGTACGAAAATCCTACAGAAGCACTAGCTGCTTATGATATCAGGGTTCATAGGGAGAACTTAGATGCTGATATTGCCGGCTTCGTCTACAAGTCCAGAAAAAATATCTACCATATAGTCATCAACAACAACCTAAATTGGAGAGCTCAGACGGAGGTCTTTCTTCATGAGCTGTCCCATATTAAAGATGATCTTCCGGAGACCGGCTATATCATCGGATTAGACATGCGCCATCATCATGTTGAAGAGCTTGCTGATTGGGCTGCTAAGGAAACTGCGAGGGCTTATGGATATTGAAATAGAAACCCTCCAGAGTATTTCTTTTCAATATCATTTTTAAAAGGGAGGATAAAATGACAACTTACAGAGAACAACAGGAGAATTGGGAAGAACAGTTTTTAAGCCCTAATGCAAAAAAATCTAAATATGCAGGACGCTGGCAAAAGGAAGAACCAGATGCCTATCGAACGAATTACCAGCGCGATATCGGAAGGATTCTTTATTCTGATGCTTTTCGCAGACTACGTTTAAAAACTCAGGTTTTTTCGGCGACAGGGCTTAATCAACATAATAGAACGCGGCTAACCCACTCTTTAGAAGTAGCACAAATCGCAAAATCCATTGCCCGGCCGTTAAATCTTAATACTGACTTAACGGAAGCCATTGCATTAGGTCACGATCTTGGGCACACTCCTTTCGGCCATGCCGGAGAAGACGCTTTGCAAAAATGCTTAGAAGGAATAACGACATTTAACCATAATGCGCAAAGCGTATGGATTCTCCAGAAAACCCTATGCCACAGAAAAAATCTCCAAGGAAAACCATATCCTGGATTTAATTTAACCTATGATGTCGTTGAAGGAGTCTGGAAACATACCTCTTATCAAAAAACTGTTGGAGAGTTTAAAGAGTTAGAAAATCTTAACCCTGAGCAGCCAGCTTCACTAGAGGGACAAGTAGTTGATATCTCCGACGGAATTGCCTATTTAATGCATGATATAGATGATGGCATTCGAAATAAGTTACTAAGGCTAGAAGAATTGAAAGACGTTTGGCTTAAAAACACGGATCTCCCCTTCAACGATAATTGGGGTCATGTCTTTATTTACGATAGTATTTCTTATAATCAAAACAAAGACGAAATCCAGTTCAGTCCACATGTCAGTGAACTCTATGAAGTCATTAAAGCTTTGGCCCTTGAAAAGATTATCAAATCAAGTGCTGTTAAAGAAGCAGACCAGTATGGAAAGGATATCGTTTCAACGATATATGAATACTGCCTTCATCACCCCGAATATGTCTTAAACAAATTTGAACGCAGGAACCGTTACATATCCGACAAATACGGGATTGAAAGAGTTATTGTTGACTATATACAGTGGCTTGGGGATGAAACAGCAGAAGCTGTTTATAACAAAATTATCAATGGTAAGTCACCTGAGTTTGAACCACATAAACAAATTTATGAAGAAGAAGTGGCTATTCTGTAATTCAACCAAAATATAAAATAGAAGGAGAAACAAGATGGCTTTATTTAATGTTGAAACTACTTTTGACAAATCGCACCCACTATTTGATATTCTAGGTATTAACGAAAAAACTTTAAACATAAACGGGATTAATGTTGTTTTAGGTAGAGAATTTGATAAAGATAACAAAATAATTCGCAATGTAATTCATGCTGAATTAAGTTCAGATTCCCTAAATAATGCAATATCTTTATTCTCAGATGCCATAAAACAGGTTTGTGAAATGATTGTATTTTTAACCAACCACTTGGTAAAAATTAGTCCTATAAATTGTACAAATGCCTCTTGCGGTACGTCTCAAATAGAAAATCAAATTGATGTTACCGCACGTGTAGACCTGCCTGAGCCTTACATCGTTCTAGATAATATTGATGTGATTTCAAATTCTAACCATCTGAAAAATGCATTCAATTATTATGAGTTGGCTATGTCAACTCATAGTACTAATGAAAGGGTTCTCTATTTATATAAAGTAGTCGAGTCAATTATCGGCTATCCCGGAAAGTCTAAACAAAAATTTAAAGACGCTTTGAGAAGACTTGGAATCAAAGATGAAGATGAAAAACACTTTAAACAACTCTATGAGCTTAGGAAAATCAGAAATGAAAAGAATGTCGGGCACTCCGCCGGTGGCGAAATAAATGGAAATACCTATTACAAGGATGTAGAAATCCCAATGAATATAGTTAAAAACGGAAGTATAAGTGTAGTTAAATTAATTTCAGCCACAATTTTGTATCTTTCACAAGGCAATGACATTAAAGAAGTGTTTGTACCAAAACAAAAAATGACTGCCCGTAAGAATTCATCCCTTTAGATTCTAAAGATTTCCAATATCTAAAACAAATCACATCCGGAACACTTGTTCTTTTTTCAATATCTGCTATACTTGACGTATAAAAAAACTGCCAGAGGTTCCGTGCTATTATGCCAGAAGCCCAGAGCATTAAAATTATCAGAGGGCCAAGAGCTCCGTATCTTTTCTATGGAAAAGTACGGAGTTTTTCTGTTCAGAGCTCCCCTAAATGGAGATGTTCACATGTCTCAAGAGAAAACCAAGCCAAAAAATCCTTCAAAGAAAAAGAAAGGCCAACGAGCCGATGGGCGGTTAGAAAAAAAATTAACCGTCGGATATGATCCACTCACCGGTAAGCCTATACGAAAATCTATCTACGGCAATACCAAGTCAGAGCTTGATGATAACTTGACTGATTTCAAATATAAACTCAAAAACGGTGAATACAATATTGCCATAAAAGAAACCAAAGATGAAACCTTTGGTGAGTGGCTTCTGACCTACCTACGCCTCTATAAGAAGCCCAAAGTCCGTCCTGAAACCTATACCGACTATGTAGACCTTTCTAAAAAGCATATCATTCCCCTTCTCGGACACTTTCTTTTGACCAAAATAGAAACCCTTACCCTCCAAGAGTTCTTCAATTACAAGGCAGAAAACGGCCGCATAGATGGAAAAGAAGGAGGCCTTTCAACTCGCCGTCTGCATATGATGTATCAACAAATCAATGGCGCTCTGGCCAAAGCGAAAAGGCTCAAAAAAATACCATCAAATCCTGCTGAAGAAATTGAGCTGCCATCCCTCGTCTATCAAGAATTTGATACGTATTCCCCTGATGAAGTGGATCTCTACCTTGCAGCACTCAAAGAAGACCGGCTTTATGCCCTTTTCCTGCTGGAGCTGACCACCGGCCTAAGAAAAGGCGAACTCTTAGGAATCCCAGATCACTGCTTTGATCCCAATAAAGGAACCGTTAAAATCATCCAAACCATCAAACGCAAGAAGCTGGATGGTGAAGAAAAGTCCAGGCTTATTTTTTCCGAGCCGAAGTCCACAAAAAGCAAACGCGAGCTTCCCTTGCTCCCAGCGGTGGTTAAACAAATCAAGCGTTTCCAGGCCATTAAGAGGCAAGAGAAACTTCTGTTAGGCCCAGAGTATACCGACAGCGGATTACTCTTCACAACGCCCCTAGGAACGCCTATAGAGCCACGTAACCTGAATAAGAAGCACAGCCGTATTATTAAGGCTGCAGGCATCAAATCAATCCGTATACATGATTTGAGACATACTGTAGCCACAATTTTACTGGACGACGGAGAAAACCCTGTTAACGTGAGCAGCCTCCTGGGGCATGCTAAAACCAGCACAACATTGGATATATATGGCCATAGTTCACTGGAAGGAAAGGCCAAAGCCGTATCCCGATTGAGTAATAAAATAAAAGCTGTAAAATAACCAGGTCATTGTGATATTCTGGTAGATAAATTTTTGAATGAATTGGTAATATTTATTGACAACGTTCATATAATATAATACATTGTATTTAAATATAAAAATAAGGAGTGAAGAATATGGCTCAAACAACACTTAACGTACGTATAGATGAATCAGTGAAGCAGCAATTTGACGCCTTTTGCACGGATGTGGGTATGAATTCTTCTGTCGCGGTCAATTTGTTTGTCAAAGCGGTTCTTCGTGAGCGCCGTATTCCCTTTGAAATCGCAGCAAGTGATGATCCTTTTTACTTTCAGGCCAATCAGGAGAGGCTCAAAAAATCCCTTGAACAACTTAACACTGGTAAAGGAACTGTTCATGAATTGATCGAGGTGACAGGTGATTAAGGTTTGGTCTGATGAAGCTTGGGAAGATTACCTATATTGGCAGACACAAGACAAAAAAACGCTGAATCGGATCAATAGGCTGATACAGGATATTGACCGCAACGATCATGCCGGTATAGGAAAGGCCGAACCCTTGAAGCATGAGTACCATGGCTGCTGGAGCAAGCGTATCGACGAAACAAACCGCCTAGTTTATCGCATTGAGAATGGCCGACTAGAAATCCTCCAGTGCCGAACACATTACGGCGACAAGTAATCGAAAGAAAAGGAAACCGATCGGAATCCATAGCATATGTGGGGGCTGGTCGGTTTTTATGTGCTTAACTATCTGATAGCTTTTGCCATCTGATACATGATGCGGTCATAGCAGTTAGGGTACAAATTGTACCCTAATTTGAATTTAGCTTCTTATCGTGTGAGTGCATTTTTTCCTTTTAAAATTAAAATGTCGTCAGAATGTCGTCAAGGCAATTTTGGGCATAAGAAAACAAAAAGAAAAAACGCTGCAAACCTTTGCAGCGTCTTACTTTCATTGGAGCGGAAGACGGGATTCGAACCCGCGGCCCTCGGCTTGGGAAGCCAATGCTCTACCACTGAGCCACTTCCGCTTAGAACAGTATTAATTATAGCAAAAAATATTAAACCGTCAAGTTTTTTTATACAGCACTTTAACATATCGCCAATTCTTGAATGTCGCTCAGGCTCCTGAGATGGTCATGGGAATCTCGACCATGGCAAACCCGTCTTTGAACTATTTCCGACACATACTTTATTGAGCTGTATGATTTTGTTCGTACTTTTTCCTTTCGACAAATCTACCCATTATGAAAGTGATTATGCCGACACCGATCCCCGTCTGAACACAGAATAACAAACTTTCGATTTCGCCTGGCAGCTCTCCGCCAATCCAGCTTTCCATCGGAGGTGTAAACCAGGGTTCATATTCGCCGCCTGTAATCTCGTCGACCATCTCGCTGCCCGCAGTGTCAGATCCTCCAAACTCTGCGCCCTGAAGGACAAATAGCGGCACAATGGCAATTAAAAAAACAATCAGCAATAAAATGATAACTGTAGGTTTTTTACTTTTCATATTTTAAGCCTCCTTTTAAAAAGCCAAGGGCAGTCAATTCAGATTTTGCGTATGTTTCAAGACCCATAATGATCAGAACGGTTAAAATGCCTTCAACAATAGCCAGGGGTACCTGGGTGGGGGCAAAAACGGTTAGGAATTTAATGGCGGAGGCTGCAACACCGCCCTGTGCGGATGGAAATGCCAAGGCCAACTGAATGCTTGTGACGCAGTAAGTGAATAAGTCGCCGATAGACGCCGCGAGAAAAATTCCCACGTATTTATTGATCTTCAGCGCCTGACACAGTTTGTAGATACCGAAGGCGACGAATGGACCGGCGATACCCATGGAAAACGTGTTGGCACCAAGTGTTGTAAGGCCGCCATGAGCGAGTAGAATAGCCTGGAAAATCAGCACGATGATGCCCAAGATGGCGACAGCGCTTGGCCCGAATAAAATCGCGCCCAGCCCTGTTCCAGTCATATGTGAACAGCTACCGGTGACCGAGGGAATTTTTAAAGATGAAATTACAAAAATGAATGCCCCTGCTATGGCAAGGATGGTGATCGATCTACGGTTCTCTTTTAATGTTTTCCTAATGGAAAACCAACCCGCCACTAAGAACGGTAGGGCTATAACGCCCCAAAGAATAGCGTATGTTGGCGGTAAATAGCCCTCCATAATGTGCATCGCCTGGGCT
The Desulfitobacterium chlororespirans DSM 11544 DNA segment above includes these coding regions:
- a CDS encoding energy-coupling factor ABC transporter substrate-binding protein, whose protein sequence is MKSKKPTVIILLLIVFLIAIVPLFVLQGAEFGGSDTAGSEMVDEITGGEYEPWFTPPMESWIGGELPGEIESLLFCVQTGIGVGIITFIMGRFVERKKYEQNHTAQ
- a CDS encoding energy-coupling factor ABC transporter permease, which encodes MKRNQKFILSLSILVSLLFGITPSAQAMHIMEGYLPPTYAILWGVIALPFLVAGWFSIRKTLKENRRSITILAIAGAFIFVISSLKIPSVTGSCSHMTGTGLGAILFGPSAVAILGIIVLIFQAILLAHGGLTTLGANTFSMGIAGPFVAFGIYKLCQALKINKYVGIFLAASIGDLFTYCVTSIQLALAFPSAQGGVAASAIKFLTVFAPTQVPLAIVEGILTVLIIMGLETYAKSELTALGFLKGGLKYEK